The Brachionichthys hirsutus isolate HB-005 chromosome 8, CSIRO-AGI_Bhir_v1, whole genome shotgun sequence genome contains a region encoding:
- the LOC137898850 gene encoding rho GTPase-activating protein 40, whose protein sequence is MGGREEVLVGRMELPHARLGRFRLRPTRRLVRGIPVKPSSLIRRSRNPSPTEMSVEPWASPQDQAAAEEPPSPDQEQEQEQEQHPDKLCLDSFWSEVENIRQGSGDSDLDCSRRDSRQSEEGEQEEQWLADVGLSTLISEDSEDADKAVLLSTLTRTQAEAVQRRLDSYTLSLRKRNKPAPRDVRDVFKSPITQTLLPESQHGEELARDGMASVAKAPLSAVTSELQRGVAPKEEFFITDVAYCEQAVIFLKQAKLPCNNSHRRKEDGTLPRVICPKCRLGVTRVPDLSQADMKKVRQLALIDMTALCDLLELEVKRHKTGKRKIPESSLFGVPLAALLESDQKVKPSASTPLFLQTLLLFLEKKGVDSEGILRVPGSQSRIKLLQQNLESNFYSGQLSWEEVSPNDAAALLKKFIRELPAPLLTAEYLNTFSAVRDITELKQKLHMLNLLVLLLPEPNRNTLKALLEFLSKVVSREKRNRMNLWAVATIMAPNLFLHKAVPSKLTEGAGKGHAEKAADVMRLLIRYQDLLWTIPNFLMSQVRKVNENSNRRYQFYDRRIKNLLKKIHTDSREKPDRNASELCRTVKIQVGDVVSGTMEYQLSINSRASDLLAQFQSQFHRSPENGKGKMRRNGAAACPDCVLYEVGGNIGEHRLDPDAHLLDVYNFNHGGEWIIRPKPNAGRAL, encoded by the exons atgggaggcagagaggaggttCTGGTAGGCAGGATGGAGCTTCCACACGCCAGGCTGGGCCGTTTCAGGCTGCGACCCACCAGGCGCCTGGTGAGGGGCATTCCCGTGAAGCCATCTTCCCTCATTCGAAGGTCCAG aaaTCCGAGCCCCACCGAGATGAGCGTGGAGCCATGGGCCAGCCCGCAGGACCAGGCAGCCGCTGAGGAGCCGCCCTCCCCCgaccaggagcaggagcaggagcaggagcagcaccCCGACAAGCTGTGCCTGGACTCCTTCTGGAGCGAGGTGGAGAACATCCGACAGGGGAGCGGAGACTCCGATCTGGACTGCAGCAGGAGGGACTCCAGACAGTCGGAAG AGGGcgagcaggaggagcagtggTTGGCTGATGTCGGTCTGTCGACCCTCATCAGTGAGGACAGCGAGGACGCAGACAAGGCCGTGCTGCTGTCCACTCTGACCAGGACCCAGGCCGAGGCCGTCCAGCGTCGTCTGGATTCTTACACGCTGTCCCTCCGCAAGAGGAACAAGCCAGCGCCGCGGGACGTCCGTGACGTCTTTAAGTCCCCCATCACTCAG ACTCTTCTGCCTGAATCCCAGCACGGCGAAGAACTCGCCCGAGACGGCATGGCGTCCGTTGCCAAAGCACCGCT ctCTGCCGTGACGTCAGAGCTTCAGAGAGGCGTCGCCCCTAAAGAGGAGTTCTTCATCACGGACGTCGCTTACTGTGAGCAGGCCGTCATCTTCCTCAAGCAGGCCAAGCTGCCGTGCAACAACAGCCATCGTAGAAAAGAGGACGGCACCCTACCT CGGGTGATCTGCCCCAAGTGCCGTCTGGGGGTGACCCGAGTCCCGGACCTTTCCCAGGCTGACATGAAGAAGGTTCGTCAGTTGGCGCTCATCGACATGACGGCGCTGTGCGACCTCTTAGAGCTGGAGGTCAAAAGGCACAAAACTGGCAAGAGGAAAATTCCAG AGAGTTCTCTCTTTGGGGTGCCGCTGGCTGCACTGCTGGAGAGCGATCAGAAAGTCAAGCCCAGCGCCTCGACTCCTCTCTTCCTGCAGACG ttgttgttatttttggaaAAGAAAGGAGTTGATTCGGAGGGAATCCTGCGGGTTCCAGGATCCCAGTCCAGAATCAAG ctgctgcagcagaacctcgAGTCGAACTTCTACTCGGGTCAGCTCAGCTGGGAGGAGGTGAGTCCGAACGACGCCGCCGCGCTGCTGAAGAAGTTCATCCGGGAGCTGCCGGCCCCTCTGCTCACTGCCGAGTACCTCAACACCTTCAGCGCCGTCAGAG ACATTACAGAGCTGAAGCAGAAACTCCACATGTTGAACCTGCTCGTCCTGCTGCTGCCAGAGCCCAACAGGAATACCTTAAAG GCCCTCCTCGAGTTCCTCAGTAAGGTGGTCTCCAGGGAGAAGAGGAACAGGATGAACCTGTGGGCCGTAGCGACCATCATGGCACCCAACCTCTTCCTCCACAAGGCGGTGCCCAGCAAACTGACCGAGGGGGCAGGAAAAGGCCATGCAGAGAAGGCGGCCGACGTCATGAGGCTCCTCATCCGCTACCAGGATCTGCTCTGGACG atCCCTAACTTTCTCATGAGCCAGGTGCGTAAGGTGAATGAGAACAGTAACCGGCGTTACCAGTTCTACGACCGGCGCATCAAGAACCTGCTGAAGAAGATTCACACCGACAGCCGGGAAAAGCCCGATAGAAACGCCTCCGAG TTGTGCCGTACGGTGAAGATCCAGGTGGGGGACGTGGTGAGCGGCACCATGGAATATCAGCTCAGCATCAACTCCAGAGCCTCCGACCTGCTCGCCCAGTTTCAAAGCCAGTTTCACCGCAGCCCCGAAAACGGAAAGGGCAAAATGAGAAG GAACGGCGCTGCCGCGTGtcctgactgtgtcctgtatgAAGTGGGCGGGAACATTG GAGAGCACCGCCTGGATCCCGACGCACACCTTCTGGATGTGTACAACTTCAACCACGGAGGGGAGTGGATCATCAGGCCGAAACCCAACGCTGGCAGAGCGCTGTGA
- the aurka gene encoding aurora kinase A codes for MHKIKEMKLQLPEVKPNGVGPKRVPVLQQSQTAAAAAPAPHHGVLGVSNGPQRVQRPVSHHKPAPHVSADQNVNPKAQKRNPAPQPKHTSQQSQPKVNVAKATAELTRLPSETAKEKTQNVPSKNDSEATSGSSKPWSLENFDIGRPLGKGKFGNVYLARERQSKFILALKVLFKKQLEKAGVEHQLRREVEIQSHLRHPNILRLYGYFHDSSRVYLILEFAPKGELYGELQRCGHFPEDRSATYIMELADALNYCHAKKVIHRDIKPENLLLGSNGELKIADFGWSVHTPSSRRSTLCGTLDYLPPEMIEGKTHDEKVDLWSLGVLCYEFLVGKPPFEAKTHEDTYRRISRVEYTYPAQANISAGAKHLVAMLLKHNPLHRLPIQGVLCHPWVVEHSTKKPTTLANEELKQ; via the exons ATGCACAAGATAAAGGAAATGAAACTCCAGCTGCCTGAAGTGAAG CCGAATGGTGTCGGGCCAAAGCGAGTTCCCGTGTTACAGCAGTCTcaaacggcggcggcggcggcacccGCTCCCCACCACGGCGTCCTCGGCGTTTCAAACGGACCTCAGCGTGTTCAACGGCCCGTCAGCCATCACAAACCAGCACCTCATGTCTCTGCTGATCAGAATGTGAACCCAAAGGctcaaaaaagaaatcctgcgCCACAGCCCAAACACACTTCCCAACAAAGCCAGCCCAAAGTGAATGTCGCCAAGGCGACCGCGGAGCTGACCAGGTTGCCGTCGGAGACCGCAAAGGAGAAGACTCAGA acgtGCCTTCAAAGAATGATTCGGAGGCGACCTCCGGATCGAG CAAGCCGTGGAGCCTGGAGAACTTCGACATCGGCCGTCCCTTAGGGAAGGGTAAATTTGGCAACGTGTACCTGgccagagagagacagagcaagtTCATCTTGGCCCTTAAGGTGCTCTTCAAGAAACAGCTGGAGAAGGCCGGCGTGGAGCACCAGCTGAGGAGGGAAGTCGAGATCCAGTCCCACCTCAG GCACCCCAATATCCTGCGTCTCTATGGTTACTTCCATGACTCTTCCCGCGTGTACCTCATCCTGGAGTTCGCACCCAAAGGCGAACTTTACGGCGAGCTGCAGCGCTGCGGCCATTTCCCAGAGGACAGAAGCGCCACG TATATCATGGAGCTGGCAGACGCCCTCAACTACTGCCATGCTAAGAAGGTGATCCACAGGGACATCAAGCCAGAGAACCTGTTGCTGGGGAGCAATGGAGAGCTCAAGATTGCAGATTTTGGTTGGTCTGTTCACACGCCGTCCTCCAG GAGGTCCACGCTGTGTGGAACGCTGGACTACCTGCCTCCAGAGATGATTGAGGGGAAAACCCACGATGAAAAGGTGGACCTGTGGAGTCTGGGGGTCCTTTGCTACGAGTTCCTGGTTGGAAAACCCCCCTTTGAGGCAAAGACCCACGAGGACACCTACCGAAGGATATCAAGG GTCGAGTATACTTATCCTGCCCAAGCCAACATCAGTGCCGGAGCCAAACATCTGGTTGCTATGCTGCTGAAGCACAACCCTCTGCACAGACTACCTATCCAGGGAGTTCTCTGCCACCCCTGGGTGGTGGAACATTCCACCAAGAAGCCCACAACCCTGGCCAATGAAGAGCTCAAACAGTGA